In Trichoderma atroviride chromosome 2, complete sequence, one DNA window encodes the following:
- a CDS encoding uncharacterized protein (SECRETED:SignalP(1-22)~MEROPS:MER0078639) codes for MKSSALLWAAQLSLFASLGACAKQLEQVLTVPTGWARLNEVVNPSRHIRMAIALRQPNIANLESKMTANGNHLSLDEIRELQAPAQKDIDDVLHWLSQNGISGTVKNDFIHIRTTVAKAEPLLNMKLSRYSFEGKKPVLRTTKYTVPDSIADAISFIHPLANFMSARHTAQVVSAPALSASKAVQDAQDEAFCAGGVEPACLLQLYNITYSPENNISPVIFGVAGFLEENANLQDLQQFLSTSAPEVAKAGRSINVELINGGVNSQNLSEAGGEAALDVDYAVSIGFPTNVTYYITGGRGVKLNDNGTAIVGEDDDNEPYLEFFDYLLDKPDGQVPHVLSLSYSDDELTVPRDYAERVCNLFGLLTARGTSIIFASGDGGARGGRNSNCVTNDGTHRPVAMATFPPTCPWVTSVGAVENIVEPPSGASFSTGGFSQYFSRPAWQEAAVTGYIKTLNGHLDGLYNPSMRAIPDVAAVGTDFMAIVGGQTHYLQGTSASTPLFASLIALIDDARLRAGKKPLGYLNSVLYSDKVKSVLQDITSGQSASCIVNGTRPGGWPAAVGWDAITGLGVPKEFDKLLKVLLDV; via the coding sequence ATGAAGTCGTCGGCACTGCTATGGGCAGCACAGCTCTCGCTCTTCGCGAGCCTCGGCGCCTGCGCGAAGCAGCTCGAGCAAGTCCTCACTGTCCCGACAGGATGGGCAAGGTTGAACGAGGTCGTGAACCCTTCGCGCCACATCCGAATGGCAATTGCTCTGCGGCAGCCCAATATTGCCAACTTGGAGTCCAAGATGACAGCCAACGGCAACCATCTGTCTTTGGATGAAATCCGTGAATTGCAGGCTCCGGCGCAAAAGGACATTGACGATGTGCTACATTGGCTCTCACAGAACGGCATCTCTGGCACCGTCAAGAACGACTTCATTCACATCAGAACGACAGTCGCCAAAGCCGAGCCCTTGCTGAACATGAAGCTGAGCCGTTACTCATTTGAGGGCAAAAAGCCTGTACTTCGTACCACCAAATATACAGTCCCCGACTCCATTGCCGACGCCATCAGCTTTATCCACCCCTTGGCCAACTTCATGTCGGCTCGCCATACTGCACAGGTCGTGTCTGCACCAGCGCTATCAGCGTCCAAGGCCGTACAAGATGCACAAGACGAGGCATTTTGCGCCGGTGGTGTCGAGCCCGCgtgccttctccagctctacAACATCACATATTCGCCAGAGAACAATATCTCGCCCGTCATTTTTGGTGTGGCTGGTTTCCTCGAGGAGAATGCCAATCTGCAGGATCTGCAGCAGTTTCTCAGCACATCTGCGCCTGAAGTCGCCAAAGCCGGCCGCTCCATCAACGTCGAGCTGATTAATGGAGGCGTAAATTCGCAAAACCTATCCGAAGCCGGCGGAGAAGCTGCCCTGGACGTCGATTATGCTGTATCGATTGGCTTCCCTACGAATGTTACATACTACATTACCGGAGGACGCGGAGTCAAGCTGAATGATAACGGGACGGCAATCGTAGGGGAGGATGACGATAACGAGCCCTATTTGGAGTTCTTTGATTATCTCCTCGACAAGCCCGATGGCCAGGTTCCTCATGTACTGTCGCTCTCATACTCGGATGACGAGTTGACGGTCCCTCGCGATTATGCAGAGCGCGTTTGCAACTTGTTTGGCCTGCTCACGGCTCGTGGAacctccatcatcttcgcatccggcgacggcggcgctcGAGGAGGTCGCAACTCCAACTGTGTCACCAACGATGGCACACACCGGCCAGTCGCAATGGCGACGTTCCCTCCCACCTGCCCCTGGGTGACTTCAGTTGGCGCTGTGGAAAATATTGTTGAGCCGCCCAGCGGCGCCAGCTTCAGCACCGGCGGATTCTCCCAGTATTTCTCCCGGCCAGCGTGGCAAGAAGCCGCGGTGACGGGCTACATCAAGACCCTGAATGGACACCTGGATGGACTTTACAACCCGTCTATGCGTGCCATTCCCGATGTCGCCGCAGTCGGCACTGATTTCATGGCCATCGTAGGCGGACAGACGCATTATCTGCAAggcaccagcgccagcactCCCCTATTCGCGTCCCTCATTGCCTTGATCGACGACGCAAGGCTGCGTGCCGGAAAGAAGCCTCTGGGGTACCTCAATAGTGTTCTTTATTCAGACAAGGTCAAGTCTGTTCTGCAGGATATCACGTCAGGGCAGAGCGCCTCTTGCATCGTCAACGGAACGAGGCCTGGAGGATGGCCGGCGGCTGTGGGCTGGGACGCCATTACCGGGCTTGGGGTGCCGAAAGAGTTTGACAAGCTGCTAAAGGTTCTGCTCGATGTATGA
- a CDS encoding uncharacterized protein (EggNog:ENOG41) — translation MDQPRPLRQFTGNLSAARPATASPSPQLRPQPSFRDRFWSTSSSNYHGKDSVIQEPQNNTKKGPYVPRNAASGFSKTATCPREQQPRRKVERQPSKDSVIDVYASSPLSELAAGHLYVHTGSESKSSTTDFADFMTTAQNEERLRRAANAVHARSQYRDSGYYSPSTGGRTDGRYSPSVPSSASAAGLKKLKSQPSMRTFGQRIADYIKPPRDESLPPMRR, via the coding sequence ATGGATCAGCCTCGACCTCTGCGGCAGTTCACTGGAAATCTCTCGGCGGCACGACCGGCCACAGCTTCGCCTTCACCACAGCTGCGCCCTCAGCCTTCCTTCCGGGACCGTTTCTGGTCCACATCCAGCTCCAACTACCACGGCAAGGACAGCGTCATCCAAGAGCCCCAAAACAACACCAAAAAGGGTCCCTATGTCCCCCGGAATGCAGCCTCTGGCTTCTCGAAAACCGCAACGTGCCCGCGCGAACAGCAGCCCAGACGAAAGGTCGAGAGACAGCCGAGCAAAGACTCTGTAATCGACGTCTACGCTAGCTCTCCTCTAAGTGAGCTAGCGGCGGGCCACTTATACGTCCATACAGGCTCCGAGTCAAAGTCCAGCACCACCGACTTTGCCGACTTCATGACGACGGCCCAGAACGAAGAGCGCCTTCGCCGAGCCGCCAATGCCGTGCATGCGCGAAGCCAGTACCGTGACAGCGGCTATTACTCCCCGTCTACCGGTGGCCGGACCGATGGGCGCTACTCACCGTCTGTGCCCTCGTCGGCTTCAGCGGCCggtttgaagaagctcaagtcGCAGCCTTCGATGAGGACGTTTGGGCAGCGCATTGCGGATTACATCAAGCCTCCGCGGGACGAGTCCTTGCCGCCCATGCGCCGGTGA
- a CDS encoding uncharacterized protein (EggNog:ENOG41), with protein sequence MPPTMDGADSRSPLGRQSPIAASSMSATTELAGDAASSSQTEVVEESPRASRSPKQSQQSDALDAGPGSALSIPLTVTNSQESHVTSSSAHAVTPPASDISSVTDNGIAGYLGQHSAAAADKADHLLQLSTLAAARDRISIGTAVGVSRKRMADGEVKAGMANMSPIKGRGHGHARNLSAVSVTSTGSTIGELSAELKTRLSYAMVKVNFGWQGHSIEEVESMAASQAASPTSGSSTIRRHGSSTSPRLDVTAASTQVHRAQQSAIRRKSDSPNLMSNKPSLAPPATIQPSLNAARSNPRRNSSPRYTPTMLSHSHSASPHTPAQPMAVESHQSLSQPARMTDPILFPSHQNVREQDAMEALLFMSSPNNSANLKHTFSPSASPNPQVGAFRSSAARHALPSAPRKGLPAHRPSNLNRRAGFDRSPGLVHPPGSPMDVDPPQHGYYNPNGATPKRRVKGSNSHLRGGSFAPHWAWCRPCYC encoded by the exons ATGCCTCCGACCATGGACGGCGCCGACTCCCGCTCGCCGCTGGGCCGCCAGTCGCccatcgccgcctcctccatgTCCGCCACGACGGAGCTGGCGGGCGATGCGGCGTCCTCATCCCAGACCGAGGTCGTGGAGGAGTCACCCCGCGCCTCGCGGTCCCCGAAACAGTCGCAACAATCAGACGCCCTTGACGCCGGCCCCGGCTCCGCTCTCAGCATTCCTCTGACCGTCACAAACTCCCAGGAGTCCCACGTCACCAGCTCGTCGGCCCATGCCGTGACGCCTCCCGCAAGCGACATCAGCAGCGTGACGGACAATGGCATTGCAGGATATCTTGGACAGCattcggctgctgctgccgacaAGGCCGACcacctgctgcagctgtccaCCCTTGCAGCCGCCCGAGACAGAATATCGATTGGCACGGCCGTTGGTGTGTCTAGGAAACGCATGGCTGATGGCGAGGTCAAGGCCGGCATGGCAAACATGAGCCCTATCAAAGGtcgtggccatggccatgccaGGAACCTGAGCGCCGTCAGCGTCACATCGACCGGCAGCACAATAGGGGAG CTGTCTGCTGAGCTCAAAACTCGTCTTTCTTACGCCATGGTCAAGGTCAATTTTGGCTGGCAAGGCCATTCCATCGAAGAGGTCGAGTCAATGGCCGCCTCGCAAGCTGCCTCCCCTACCTCTGGCTCCTCCACTATCCGACGACACGGCTCCTCCACGAGCCCTCGCCTGGATGTTACTGCGGCGTCTACTCAAGTGCACCGCGCCCAGCAATCCGCCATCCGCCGCAAGTCTGACTCCCCCAACTTGATGTCCAACAAGCCCTCTCTCGCTCCTCCGGCGACTATCCAGCCTTCTCTCAATGCTGCGCGCTCCAATCCGCGCCGCAATTCAAGCCCTCGATACACCCCCACCATGCTCTCCCACTCTCATTCGGCATCTCCTCACACTCCTGCTCAGCCAATGGCAGTTGAATCACACCAGTCCCTGTCTCAACCCGCGCGCATGACCGATCCAATTCTTTTCCCGTCTCATCAGAACGTGAGAGAGCAAGATGCCATGGAGGCATTGCTTTTTATGAGCAGCCCTAATAATTCTGCCAATCTGAAGCATACCTTTTCTCCTTCGGCCTCTCCAAACCCTCAAGTTGGTGCTTTTAGGAGTAGCGCTGCAAGACATGCACTGCCCAGTGCACCTAGGAAGGGCCTTCCTGCGCATAGACCCTCGAATCTGAATCGAAGAGCCGGATTTGATAGGTCTCCAGGGCTGGTTCATCCTCCTGGATCTCCCATGGACGTGGACCCGCCGCAGCACGGATACTACAATCCCAATGGTGCTACTCCAAAGAGGCGTGTCAAGGGGTCCAACAGTCATTTGAGGGGGGGCTCTTTCGCTCCCCACTGGGCTTGGTGCCGGCCATGCTACTGCTAG